The Pantoea vagans genome contains the following window.
TATTCCCTCTTATTCACTTTGCGGTGCTCCATAATCAGGCGCACTGGCGTTGTTATTGTGCAAATGACATTTCTTTAGCTCTCAAATAAGAAAAATGGGTTTTTTATCAACGCTATAGATTTTATTTTTTCTGCACCAATAATGTCGAATATTGATCTGGTGCACACATTTAGTGCCGTAATGGTTATTTTTCTGATGCCAGATAAAGCGCTGTTGCAGAGGGTGTTGATTGGAAAATACTATAAATCATAGGGATGGCGTTTATGATACTTTTTGCTTATGCATGAGAGAACCGCAGCAGTGCTCACATTTAGTAGACACTAAAAGCGCAGATTGGTGATAGTGATGCCCTCTGCGCTTTGTTATATCTCTGTAACCAAGATGAGACTTAAAGCATTAACCGTGGTGGTACAGGGCAACGTTAATACCTCATCACATCCTACTGACCGTAATTAATATTCTTTCATTTGGGAGCGAGATAATTTGTTCTCAAAGGAATTCTGGTGGCTGGCTTGAGTACAACATTGAGGATGGCCTGAAATGTCGAATCATATTCAAACCCACACGGGTGAAAAAAGAGCAACGCCCAAAGAAGTGTTGGCCGTCGTGCTGGGTGCGGCGGTCGAGTTTTTTGATTTCAGTGCCTACGCGACATTTGCTGTGTTAATTGGCAATGCGTTTTTCCCTTCACACGATCCCTTTTTGAGTTTGTTATTATCCGTTTCCATCTTCGGCATCGGTTTTGTGGTGCGGCCACTGGGGGCGATCTTTATTGGCAGCTACGCAGACCGCGTGGGGCGTAAACCCGCGATGTTGCTGACCATGGTATTTATGACGATCGGCACCGGGGGATTGGTTATTTTGCCGGGCTATGAAACCCTCGGGATTGCCGCCCCGATTTTACTGGTTCTGGTGCGCCTGTTGCAGGGGCTGGCATGGGGGGGAGAAGCGGGCCCAGCGACCACCTTTATTATGGAAGCGGCACCGCACGGCAAGCGCGCCTTTTTCGCCAGCTGGCAGATTGTGGCGCAGGGCCTCGCGGGCATTACCGCTGGGTTGATTGGCTATCTGCTGACACAACTGCTGACGCCGGAACAACTGGCCAGTTGGGGCTGGCGCATTCCCTTCGCCTTTGGTTTGATTATTCTGCCTATCGCGCTCTATCTGCGCCGCAATCTGCGCGAAACCTTTAACAGCGACAACACCGCAGTGACCAAGACCACGGGTAGCCTGCTGTCTGAAGTCGTTAAAAATTATCGCGGCTTGATCCTGCTCGGTATCTTCATGCTGTCAGGCAGCACCATCACCCAATATTTTCTCAATTACATGACCACATACGCGCTGAATGAGTTGCACTTTGCCTCCAGCACGGCAATGGCCTCGACCATGTTGATAGGCGTGTGCGTGGTGATTTTCTCGCTGGTTGGCGGCTGGATGGCCGATCGCTTTGGCCGCAAGATCACCATCATCGCGCCGCGCGTGTTACTGCTCATCTTGCTGCTCCCGGGTCTGGAACTCATCAACACCTGGCGAAGCGATACGGTATTTTTCAGTGTGATTGCGGTGTTCGCCGCCTTGCAGTGCATCAGTGGTTCTGGCGTGTTGGTGGTGCTGTGTGAAAACTTCCCACGCTATGTGCGTTCTACCGGTTTCTCCATCGCTTATGCCTTTGGCATTACGCTGTTTGGCGGTACGGCACAAATCATCTTCTCCTGGCTGATTAAGGCCACGGGCAATCCGGTGTCACCGGGTTACTACCTGATTACCGCCAATCTCTTGTGTATTGCTTCGGTGCTGTTGATTCGTGAGCGCCAGCGTCATGCCACCCCCGTGACGGTGAAAACCTGATTAAGAGACGCGAAAGGAGCTAACAACATGAATACCATCATGAGTTGGGAAGAGTGGGTCGATTGTGATGCCACTGACTTGGCCATCCTGGTCAAACGCGGCGAGGTATCTGCACAGGAGCTGGCTTCACAGGCCAAAGCGGCCGTCGAA
Protein-coding sequences here:
- a CDS encoding MFS transporter, yielding MSNHIQTHTGEKRATPKEVLAVVLGAAVEFFDFSAYATFAVLIGNAFFPSHDPFLSLLLSVSIFGIGFVVRPLGAIFIGSYADRVGRKPAMLLTMVFMTIGTGGLVILPGYETLGIAAPILLVLVRLLQGLAWGGEAGPATTFIMEAAPHGKRAFFASWQIVAQGLAGITAGLIGYLLTQLLTPEQLASWGWRIPFAFGLIILPIALYLRRNLRETFNSDNTAVTKTTGSLLSEVVKNYRGLILLGIFMLSGSTITQYFLNYMTTYALNELHFASSTAMASTMLIGVCVVIFSLVGGWMADRFGRKITIIAPRVLLLILLLPGLELINTWRSDTVFFSVIAVFAALQCISGSGVLVVLCENFPRYVRSTGFSIAYAFGITLFGGTAQIIFSWLIKATGNPVSPGYYLITANLLCIASVLLIRERQRHATPVTVKT